gtctttatatgagactgatatgGATACAACACCACgactccactccacctcccagtaacagcgtccacacacactctccttacacaacacctgaatgtaggagtcaaatctctctggatgatcagagtactgctgctctctctctctgtatctcaccactctgttcttctcagacagaatgagtTTACAATGTGTCGTgttgggatccagagtcagataacagaaatctaaaataaaagagaaaaacaaactgaacaataAGAACATGTTGGGTTTAATTCACAGAATACTCTATATTcatgtgaagagtgtgtgtgtgtgtgtgtgtgtgtgtgtgtgtgtgtttgtgtgtatgtgtgtgtgttttagacatacatttcagaaactcttctctgctctgtggctctggtggtgaaatgatctgaactgctgcagctgtggagagaaaaatggaaatgaagacaaaaagcatcatcaggttgtgtaaaagatggaaacagttgaaagtgatacagtcagtttattcatttgaaatcagtATTTTACTTCAAAGTGTCAGGTGAGCAAACTGGCTGCAGAAAAGTAAGCAGGAGCATGGCTAAGAAATAACACTTCACAGAGCGAGTAAAGACGTccatcattgtgtttctccagcaggagcagctcctcttaccatgtggagggattttgttgaattcctcctcacagaattcctccagtctcttcttcagatctgagagagaattcctcactccatcaaatgaCAGATGTTGAGGGACAGTGATGCTGGACGTGTCACAATTTGGTCTTTCAAATGGAGGAGACTGACATCCAGAAGCTAAAGCCTAcagagaaaaatgaaatgaaagacacacttgtgatgtcagacagggacatttattgctgctttaatgagaggtgttttagagagtgtgtgaggaacaactggctctgtagatcagacagtgagtgttacctggaggaaatggatgtgatcgtgtgtgtgtgaaagctgctccagctcagtgactctcctctGAAGATCAGCAATGTCCTGCTCCAGTTGCTCCAGGAGTCGTTCTGCTGGACTCAGTTCagccttctcctgagctctgatcagctccgtcacctccgagcgctttttctccatggagctgatcatctcagtaaagatcctctcattgtcatctactgctgtctgtgcactgagctgttaggacacacacacacacacacacacacacacacacacatacacacacatacacacacatacacacacatacacacacacacagaagatttaaatctcatctatcattccctctcttactgggactctaaatgactggttgtccatgttgtgtgtgtttctaggagcagctctgtctctgctcactgctcacctttatagtgttcacagtctgtttcagctcctgcaccttcttctgcttctcctggattctctgctggaatttcatctgCTCCTCCTTTAACTCACTCTGAGGACAAATCAGTTATATCCATAAGgttatacagtggatataaaaagtctacacccctgttaaaatggcaggtttttgttgtGTAAGAAAATGAAACCAAGACAAATCCTGTCAGAGTCTTTTCCaacttttttttgtgaaattgcAACCAATATTTTAAAGTGGAAAcaaattttaaatcattttagtgaaaataaatgaaaaataaaaaacctggTTACATAATTGTGCACTCCATTTTATAATTAGgaatgtgtcagtgttcagAATCAACCAATCCCATTCAAACTCATGTTAAATACTAATTAGTATAAACATTCTATAAATTAAATTCACTGATTAAACACAAAGTACAGCTGTTCCTGTGGGATTTTTCTGATATCTTCTTGGTAACATCTGACTGGAAAAGCCACAAAGATCTTACAAAGCAGTACAGGATCTCATTGTAGAAAAATATCAATTAGGAGAGAGTTACAAAAAACATACAGGACATTGAATATATCATGGAACACTGTAAAGACAATAATTAACAACTTAATTTTGATGAAACCTTAAAAATGATGAGAAGACCTGCAGAAAACTGGACAGGGAGGTTGCCAAGTCTGGCTAAAGTTTGCAAAAAAATCCATCCAATCTCCCAAAACCATGTGGAATAATGTTTTGTGGTCTAACGAAAACAAGTTCAAAGTTTTGGCTATAAAAACACAGCAGATCATTaaaagaacaccatccccacagtgaagcatggaggtggcagcatcatgttttCAGGCTGCTTTACTTCAGCTGGAACTGGGGCTTTAATCAGGGTGGAGGGAATAATGAATAGCTCCAGATACCAGTCAGTTGTGGTACAAAACCTTAAGGCTTCTGCTAAAACACTTAAGATGAAGAGGAATTTCACCTTCCAGTATGACAATGAGCCATGAATGGCTTCATTAAAACATGATCAATGTTTTGTAAAGGTTcagaatctaaaaaaaaaatgtccagatTTAAATCGAAAATCTGTGGGGTGACCTGAGGGCTGTGCACAAGAGAAGCAAAACCAATCTGACAGGGGTAACATGCTTTTGGAGGGAACAATGGCAAAATATTGATGTCAAAATATGCCAAAGTGTTTGACTTTTACccagaaaaaaagaatcaatccatgaatgtgttaaaaaaaatctaaaggcACTTCAACTGTATAATAGGTTAGAGGTATACACACTTATGTACCAGTTTGTTGTATTTTCTTCCCCTAAAATGATTCTTattgtttttcactttaataCATACTTTGCAAATTCACAATAAAAGTGGACAACTTTCTGTCAGGAAAAACAAGCCATTTTATCAGGGGACAAGTAAAGAGTTCAAGTTCACTCCTGTAAAATGGGTGTTGGCCGAGTGAACGTTCACTCATCTGATCTGATTATGATGAACACATAGTAAAAGATACGTTTACTTAATACATTTACTTTACTTAACTCTTCAATCACAAGTTCAATCTTGTAACTGACCAAAGCTGCTAAATCTAAATGAGAAATATCATTGGGATGAGTTCTCACCTGTTTCTCAGCTCTTCCTGCTACAACTGATACAGCGTCATGGCCTTTATGTTTATCCAAAATGCACAAAGGGCAAATACATCTCTGATCAGTACGACAGTAGATCTTCAACACTTCatcatgttcagagcagatcttctcttgtAGATTTGCTGAGGCTTcaattaatgtgtgtttttttaaagctggaCGTTCAAGATGAGGTTTAAGATGAATGTCACAGTAAGAAGctacacacatcagacaggacttgacagctttgtgttttctcccggtgcagaaatcacactccacatctccaggtccagtgtaacagtgagcaggagaagcagcttggacttcagtcttcttcagtttctccaccacttcagccagcatgttgtttctgcgtagaacaggccttggagtgaaagtgtctctgcactgaggacagctgtagactcccttctgatcctcctgatcccagcagccattaatacacaccttacagaaactgtgaccacaggggatagtcaccggatccttcaggagatccagacacactggacagatgaactGATCAACTGAAAGCTGATCTACTGAAATACAGGCCTCAGCCATTTTCCTGAATGGAAACTGAACAGATTTGTTTTCTCTAAAATGAGGTGCTACTTCCTCATTTTAGGGGGCAAAGTCAGAGAGGTATTAAATCCTCTGTTAATCATTTACCTGCACAATTGCACTCCCATGCTCTATGTCACTTTATTACTGATCATACACACCTGTTCACAGTCTCACTGCAATTATAGCCACAGCACAAAAGCACTCTATTTCACCTAGTTTGTTGCGAAGAATAGGCTCAGTGTTAATCTTTGTTCCTTCTAATAGTTCAGATAATAAAAATGCTCTCAAAAGTCACatcaccttagaaatattgccaagtttAGGAACATCTATCTGTAGCTGATGCAGAAAGGAttgttcatgcattcatgacctccagactggactattgtaatgcattactaggtggttgtcctgcatcttgtataaacaagctacagttagttcAGAAtacagctgccagagttcttaccacaTCAAGAAAATacgatcatataaccccaatattatcatccctgcactggctaactgttaagtttagaattgattacaaactatcactacttacatacaaggctatCTAATCAGTCTTCTGACacactacaatccaccacgGTCTATCTGGACTTCTgatagttcccagaatattaaagtctacaaaaggggacagagtgttttcgtatttagctcctaaactttggaatagtcttcctgacagtgttcagggctcagacacagtctccctgTTTAAaggtagattaaagacatacactatattgccaaaagtattcgctcacccatccaaataatcagaatcaggtgttccaatcacttccatggccacaggtgtataaaatcaagcacctaggcatgcagactgtttttacaaacatttgtgaaagaatgggtcgctctcaggagctcagtgaattccagcgtggaactgtgataggatgccacctgtgcaacaaatccagtcgtgaaatttcctcgctcctaaatattccacagtcaactgtcagctgtattataagaacgtggaagtgtttgggaacgacagcaactcagccaccaagtggtaggccacgtaaactgacagagcggggtcagcggatgctgaggcgcatagtgcgaagaggtcgccaactttctgcagagtcaatcgctacagacctccaaacttcatgtggccttcagattagctcaagaacagtgcgcagagagcttcatggaatgggtttccatggccgagcagctgcatccaagccatacatcaccaagtgcaatgcaaagcatcggatgcagtggtgtaaagcacgccgccactggactctagagcagtggagacgcgttctctggagtgacgaatcgcgcttctccatctggcaatctgatggacgagtctgggtttggcggttgccaggagaacggtacttgtctgactgcattgtgccaagtgtaaagtttggtggaggggggattatggtgtggggttgtttttcaggaggtgggcttggccccttagttccagtgaaaggaactctgaatgcttcagcataccaagacattttggacaattccatgctcccaactttgtgggaacagtttggagctggccccttcctcttccaacatgactgtgcaccagtgaccaaagcaaggtccataaagacatggatgacagagtctggtgtggatgaacttgactggcctgcacagagtcctgacctcaacccgatagaacacctttgggatgaattagagtggagactgagagccaggccttctcgtccaacatcagtgtgtgacctcacaaatgtgcttctggaagaatggtcaaaaattcccataaacacactcctaaaccttgtggacagccttcccagaagagttgaagctgttatagctgcaaagggtggaccgacgtcatattgaaccctatggattaggaacgggatgtcacttaagttcatatgcgagtcaaggcaggtgagcgaatacttttggcaatatagtgtatctctttAGCTTGGCATATACATAattcatcccataaccttgtactccagtacatctgatcaaatgcacattatcacctagtgctgctaatattatgaccGGCAGCTACATTAATTTCTTTCctcctgttcctttttctacccatcctgaggcatctggAGAATGTGTCAGCTCCAACAGACAGAGACTAACTCTGCAAgtatcctgaggcatccagagttGGATCAacttcagctggattctgctttgtgaggatttgggtatattaATGCAATGttgccagccctatgtggacttcgaggatgacaacaacctcctaattaattaatacacacattaacattatatatatgcTGTACctgcatcacactgtagactatacataactgcagaaaggacagtgttcatatcacactcttgtgtttagaataatttataatcacactctccagtgtttatattaatttaaaatcacactccagtgtttataatcatttataatcacacactggtgtcacccaaatgaggattggttcccttttgagtctggtttctctcaaggtttcttcctcatacattctaagggagtttttccttcccACAGTCACcacagacttgctcattagggatgattttgtctaacatctaggattttacattgttttttgtttcctatgttctgtaaagctgctttgagacaatgttcattgttaaaagtgctatacaaataaaattgaattgaaaattccATGACTAGCGGCAAGAGAATAGCGGATTGACCTTTCTATTTGCCTTGACCACTTTCTGTGTAACCAGCCACTGCCCCATGTCTTGAGACCCATGCCAGAATCCCACTCAGCTGCTGAGCCCATCAAAAACTGAGCCAGATCGGTGGCGCAGACAGCACGGCTGTTTTTACTATAGCCAAGCAGATCATCTTTTCGGCCATGCCCTATGCATGCTACAGTAAGTGCAACGCGATTACCAATGGGAGCCCCAGCCCAGGCTCACAAACTGAACACAGTCTCCAGTCAAACCAAATCTCTTTCCCAGCATGCGTTCATGTTACTAATTGTGATACAGATGCAGATTCTCTTTCAACAGCACTGATAAATGCAGTCCTTCTGCCACAGCCTCTACACATTCAAGCTACAGATGGGGGACCCATCGGAGGTGGCACTgtgacacaacacactcaacccAACCACCTGTGGGTTGGTGCACTCCACTGTAAAGACAAAGAACTGCTGGGTACCATCTCTGCTAAGTATCCCATGATTCTTGGCATCTTGTGGATGGAGTGACACATCCTGTAACTGTAACCTGTAGCTCCACTGGACCCAGTAGTGCCTAGGCATGTGGACCTGTAAGCCTGGAGGTTTCCAGAAAGGCAAGAGCTTGTGGCCTCTCCCTGTACCACCCCtgcattatatatttacattatataatatatagtatatataatatataataataataatataataatattatattatataatataatataatatattatataatataataatatatagactgcattatatatttacattcagGTACCATGCCCTCCTTGTGGTTGAGTTTACCCCATGCTGTCAGCTGAGCATTAATTATAGGGGCCTAAAACAGTGCACAGTGAATTATCCTTATCCTCTGCCCTTCATTCTAGTAGCCTTAGAGCAATTTCGTCTGTATGCTTCTCAACCAAACTTGACCTATGCAGTGATTACTAGGATAACTGAGAGTGCATATGGTAAATGATGAGCTGAGGGACATGCTGGGGAGGTTTTCGGTGACATACATCTCGGTTTATTTCTCTTCCTCTAAAGCCCACATTCGCCACATCTATCTTGAGTATCTCAGAGACTGGACTAAAATGGTCAGTTACCATACCAGTATTTATAGTGCTGGGAATTCCTTTTTCTATTGACAGAACAgactgttctggtccattgttcac
This DNA window, taken from Hemibagrus wyckioides isolate EC202008001 linkage group LG06, SWU_Hwy_1.0, whole genome shotgun sequence, encodes the following:
- the LOC131353770 gene encoding E3 ubiquitin-protein ligase TRIM16-like, which produces MAEACISVDQLSVDQFICPVCLDLLKDPVTIPCGHSFCKVCINGCWDQEDQKGVYSCPQCRDTFTPRPVLRRNNMLAEVVEKLKKTEVQAASPAHCYTGPGDVECDFCTGRKHKAVKSCLMCVASYCDIHLKPHLERPALKKHTLIEASANLQEKICSEHDEVLKIYCRTDQRCICPLCILDKHKGHDAVSVVAGRAEKQSELKEEQMKFQQRIQEKQKKVQELKQTVNTIKLSAQTAVDDNERIFTEMISSMEKKRSEVTELIRAQEKAELSPAERLLEQLEQDIADLQRRVTELEQLSHTHDHIHFLQALASGCQSPPFERPNCDTSSITVPQHLSFDGVRNSLSDLKKRLEEFCEEEFNKIPPHAAAVQIISPPEPQSREEFLKYFCYLTLDPNTTHPHLILSEKNRVVRVSEREQQYSDHPERFDYYRQVLCKESVCGRCYWEVEWSGDVVYISVSYKDISRKGWSHECLFGFNNQSWSLQCSSSLYFYYNNIETDLRVPSPSRIGVYVDHSAGTLSFYSISDTMKLLYRVHTTFTQPLYAGLWVGYRSEVRLCDPE